Proteins encoded in a region of the Triticum dicoccoides isolate Atlit2015 ecotype Zavitan chromosome 3A, WEW_v2.0, whole genome shotgun sequence genome:
- the LOC119268786 gene encoding uncharacterized protein LOC119268786: MGNFASCTLARIPGAAKGARVVLPDGGLRLVRPPATAAELMLEAPGHFLADARALQAGRRIEALAADEDLELGGVYAAFPMKRLGSKAAPADVARLAAVFAREAHGRRPASAKVAAIVVAPPEAASVAAEADLAPVRAPRLDEMAVDDEAAAAEIGELKQRISGGRLSRRRPTLETIHEESYAALAC; encoded by the coding sequence ATGGGGAACTTCGCGTCCTGCACGCTGGCCAGGATCCCCGGGGCGGCCAAGGGCGCCAGAGTCGTGCTCCCCGACGGCGGGCTCAGGCTCGTCAGGCCCCCGGCCACGGCGGCGGAGCTCATGCTCGAGGCGCCGGGCCATTTCCTGGCCGACGCGCGCGCGCTGCAGGCGGGCCGCCGGATCGAGGCGCTCGCGGCTGACGAAGACCTCGAGCTCGGCGGCGTCTACGCCGCCTTCCCCATGAAGCGGCTCGGCTCCAAGGCCGCGcccgccgacgtggcacgcctggcCGCCGTTTTCGCCAGGGAGGCTCATGGCCGGAGGCCTGCCTCGGCCAAGGTGGCGGCCATCGTCGTGGCGCCGCCCGAGGCGGCTTCCGTTGCCGCCGAGGCGGACCTCGCGCCGGTCAGGGCGCCGCGGTTGGATGAGATGGCCGTGGACGACGAGGCGGCTGCGGCGGAGATCGGGGAGCTCAAGCAACGGATTAGCGGCGGCCGCTTGTCGAGGCGGCGGCCGACGTTGGAGACCATACACGAGGAGAGCTACGCCGCGCTAGCATGCTAA